In the genome of Paenibacillus sp. FSL R5-0766, one region contains:
- a CDS encoding TVP38/TMEM64 family protein, with the protein MPQTSKKVMINILLGLFIMLSIGLLVYYSPALIKIMSSMDNFRAYIHSTGHWGPVMFILFQILQIVVAPIPGEVVQVAGGYIYGVTIGSLYTTIGLIIGSAIAFYFTRYIGRTYISRLMQKNNNKWMSLIHDEKKFSAFLFIFFVIPGLPKDMLVFVAALTSISSFRFFTILIVGRLPWIIASTVIGSTIHMQQYTIAIIISVIAVIGFVLGYIYREKLVGLFSRSDSTKAKPKAIPSYSTNRESRKIKRDTT; encoded by the coding sequence ATGCCACAAACTTCGAAAAAAGTAATGATTAACATATTGTTGGGTCTGTTCATCATGTTGTCCATTGGTCTACTGGTGTATTATTCTCCTGCCCTTATTAAAATCATGTCTTCCATGGACAACTTCAGAGCGTATATTCATTCAACAGGCCATTGGGGTCCGGTCATGTTTATTTTATTCCAGATTCTTCAGATCGTGGTTGCACCTATTCCAGGAGAAGTGGTACAGGTTGCAGGCGGTTATATCTATGGGGTTACAATTGGGTCCTTGTATACTACAATAGGCTTGATTATAGGCTCAGCGATCGCCTTCTATTTCACCCGTTATATCGGTCGCACCTATATTTCACGGCTAATGCAAAAGAATAATAATAAGTGGATGTCGTTAATTCATGATGAGAAGAAGTTCTCCGCATTTTTATTCATCTTTTTCGTAATTCCCGGCTTGCCCAAAGACATGCTTGTATTTGTCGCCGCACTTACATCGATTAGTTCGTTTAGGTTCTTCACGATCCTTATCGTTGGTCGTCTGCCGTGGATCATCGCATCTACCGTTATAGGGTCTACGATTCATATGCAACAATACACAATCGCCATTATTATTTCTGTTATCGCTGTAATCGGGTTTGTACTCGGTTATATCTATAGGGAGAAATTGGTGGGATTGTTCTCCCGGTCAGACAGTACCAAAGCCAAACCCAAGGCTATACCCAGTTATAGTACGAATAGGGAGTCTCGTAAAATAAAAAGAGATACAACATGA
- a CDS encoding response regulator transcription factor: protein MSKKILIADDNSEIREIVRILLESENFEVIEAIDGQDAIDKVNEETDLIILDMMMPNKSGLKACLEIREKTSAPILFLTAKTQDSDKQLAFSSGSDDFLSKPFSYTELVSRVKALLRRYYVYRGKEKTEEADQIIVKDLTVHQDSKAVFVGEKEIALTEIEYQILLLLAKKRRKVFSAENIYESVWGQPYFYTCNNTVMVHIRNLRGKLEDDPQNPKYVKTVWGKGYKIE, encoded by the coding sequence ATGAGCAAGAAAATTCTAATTGCTGATGATAACAGTGAAATTCGTGAAATTGTAAGGATTTTGTTAGAGAGTGAGAATTTTGAAGTGATTGAAGCGATAGATGGTCAAGATGCGATTGATAAAGTGAACGAAGAGACGGATCTCATTATTTTGGATATGATGATGCCCAATAAATCGGGGCTGAAGGCGTGTCTGGAGATTCGTGAAAAAACAAGCGCACCGATCCTGTTTCTCACGGCGAAAACGCAGGATTCTGACAAACAATTGGCCTTTTCCTCAGGCAGTGATGACTTTTTGTCCAAACCCTTTTCCTATACAGAACTCGTTTCGCGGGTGAAGGCTTTACTGCGGAGGTATTATGTATATCGTGGCAAGGAGAAGACGGAAGAAGCGGACCAAATTATCGTTAAGGATCTTACCGTCCATCAGGATTCAAAAGCCGTGTTTGTTGGGGAGAAGGAGATTGCTCTGACAGAAATTGAATACCAGATATTGCTGCTATTGGCTAAGAAGCGACGAAAGGTATTCTCGGCAGAAAATATATATGAGAGTGTTTGGGGGCAACCATACTTTTATACGTGTAATAACACAGTGATGGTTCATATTCGTAATTTGAGAGGCAAACTGGAGGATGACCCGCAGAACCCTAAATATGTGAAGACCGTTTGGGGGAAGGGGTACAAAATTGAATAG
- a CDS encoding HAMP domain-containing sensor histidine kinase: MNRLLIGKKLKIKLVLAVVISLVISISALVILQVVGETVLDSYLSKSTFVENRQQDALDRFEAFVNNQNVSTRDHEELSAWIRHERYLNLYIFAKDKLIFSSNTEVDPAINEELLTQFVPSKIPITTIHFADQDAQIYLVSFYEYQYYNLILIIGVFIAAIVFIVSFLLMINKKTSYIGVLEQEIKILEGGNLDYSITISGKDELSSLAQSIDEMRKSFVERLDSEERVRMANRELITAISHDLRTPLTILLGYMDIIELNKYKTHEDLLQYIHNSREKAYQIKVLSDKLFEYFTVSSAAEEEEVEFEMYEGRALIDQLIDEQLVVLDDIDVQVQTDAHHEEFLLEINLVAMRRVMDNIFSNIRKYADPGHPVHIQISLKQQWVILEVENKIKHVGKKNDSNEIGLVSCQKMIQQHNGTLTVSEEEDTFSLQIKLPVIFNKSTQTHI; encoded by the coding sequence TTGAATAGATTATTAATCGGAAAAAAGCTGAAGATTAAACTGGTTCTGGCGGTTGTCATTTCTTTGGTCATTTCCATAAGTGCACTCGTTATTTTACAAGTTGTTGGCGAGACTGTATTGGATAGTTATTTAAGCAAATCCACTTTTGTAGAGAACAGGCAGCAAGATGCGCTGGATCGATTCGAAGCATTTGTGAATAACCAGAACGTGTCAACCCGTGATCATGAGGAATTGTCTGCTTGGATAAGACATGAGCGCTACTTAAATCTGTATATTTTTGCAAAAGACAAATTGATATTTTCCTCCAACACGGAAGTTGATCCTGCCATTAATGAAGAGTTGTTAACTCAATTTGTGCCATCGAAAATACCCATCACCACCATCCATTTTGCGGATCAGGATGCCCAGATATACTTGGTTAGCTTTTATGAGTATCAATATTACAACCTCATTCTGATTATTGGTGTTTTCATAGCGGCCATTGTGTTCATTGTTTCCTTTCTACTGATGATTAATAAGAAAACATCTTATATTGGCGTGCTTGAACAAGAGATCAAAATACTCGAAGGTGGAAATTTGGATTATTCGATCACGATATCGGGAAAGGATGAACTGTCATCTCTGGCCCAGAGTATTGATGAGATGAGGAAATCATTTGTGGAGCGGCTGGACAGCGAGGAGAGGGTCAGGATGGCCAACCGTGAATTGATCACGGCGATTTCCCATGATTTGCGAACGCCACTCACGATTCTATTAGGATATATGGATATCATAGAGCTAAACAAATATAAGACACATGAGGATCTGTTGCAGTATATTCATAATAGCCGGGAGAAGGCCTATCAGATCAAAGTGCTGTCAGACAAACTATTCGAATATTTTACGGTATCCTCGGCCGCTGAAGAAGAGGAAGTAGAATTTGAAATGTATGAGGGCAGAGCGCTTATCGATCAACTCATAGATGAGCAATTAGTGGTTTTGGACGATATAGACGTGCAGGTTCAGACAGATGCACATCATGAGGAGTTTTTGCTGGAAATCAATCTGGTCGCCATGCGTCGCGTAATGGATAACATATTTTCAAATATTCGAAAATACGCCGATCCAGGGCATCCCGTTCATATCCAGATTTCTTTGAAGCAACAATGGGTCATTCTTGAGGTGGAGAATAAGATTAAACATGTTGGCAAAAAGAATGATAGCAATGAAATCGGGCTCGTTAGTTGTCAGAAAATGATCCAGCAGCACAACGGGACGTTGACAGTATCGGAGGAAGAAGATACCTTTTCACTACAGATTAAGCTACCTGTCATCTTCAACAAATCAACTCAGACTCATATATAA
- a CDS encoding carboxylesterase family protein: MLRMVTVEHGQVQGLPAADPRITSFKGIPFAAPPVGENRWRAPQPQSNWEGVLQAFDFAPISMQAPTVIDDNNIYTREWAVDPDLPMDEDCLYLNVWTPAKRTDEKLPVFVWYFGGGLQVGHTAEMEFDGERIARRGIVVVTINYRLNAFGFLCHPEISGESPHAPANFGHLDQQAGTQWVKRNIAAFGGDPDQITIGGQSAGGGSVLSQMTSPQNKGLFQRAVIMSGIATELYPKVRVPSVRSTLRDAEQAGVEFFGFLGVSSLTEARQLEAEYLRDKALEYKSFWGTVIDEQFCAGDPFTRFVQQEREAIPVMLGHTSSEFWTRPAAGNLEELKQMAVELFGEDAPAFLQLCEADTEQIEHALQQASVRMIQHAILLAIRANSGHPSETPLYYYNFDAEIPGWDQPGTFHSVDLWFFFETLAKCWRPFTGKHYDLARQMCNYLSNFIATGDPNGSDSTGKLMPHWTPCTTEQPYLIEFGDQAQLQKAEPGPMLAFLIEQYFKKQNAPVV, from the coding sequence CCCGCGGCGGACCCGCGGATTACCAGCTTCAAGGGAATTCCTTTTGCCGCACCTCCTGTAGGTGAGAACCGCTGGCGAGCTCCGCAGCCGCAGTCGAACTGGGAAGGTGTACTGCAAGCATTTGATTTTGCCCCCATCTCCATGCAAGCCCCAACAGTCATCGATGATAACAATATCTATACCCGCGAATGGGCTGTTGATCCCGACCTGCCCATGGACGAGGATTGTCTGTATCTGAATGTCTGGACACCAGCCAAGCGCACGGACGAGAAGCTGCCTGTTTTTGTCTGGTATTTCGGCGGGGGCCTACAAGTCGGCCATACAGCCGAAATGGAATTTGATGGCGAACGAATCGCTCGTAGAGGTATTGTCGTTGTGACGATTAATTATCGGCTGAATGCCTTTGGCTTCCTGTGCCATCCTGAGATTAGTGGCGAATCCCCCCATGCACCCGCCAACTTTGGTCATCTTGATCAACAAGCAGGTACCCAGTGGGTCAAACGCAACATTGCCGCCTTTGGTGGTGATCCAGACCAGATCACCATCGGCGGACAGTCGGCAGGCGGAGGAAGTGTACTCAGCCAGATGACCTCTCCTCAAAATAAAGGCTTGTTCCAGCGAGCCGTCATCATGAGCGGTATAGCTACCGAGTTGTACCCGAAGGTCCGCGTGCCTTCTGTCCGTTCCACACTAAGGGATGCAGAGCAAGCAGGGGTTGAGTTTTTCGGCTTCCTGGGCGTATCTTCCCTGACTGAGGCGAGACAACTGGAAGCTGAATATCTCCGTGACAAAGCACTCGAATACAAAAGCTTCTGGGGAACCGTCATCGACGAACAATTCTGCGCAGGCGATCCGTTTACTCGTTTTGTTCAGCAGGAGCGCGAGGCGATACCCGTAATGCTGGGGCATACGTCTTCTGAATTTTGGACCCGGCCCGCCGCAGGCAATCTGGAAGAACTGAAGCAGATGGCTGTGGAGTTGTTTGGCGAAGACGCTCCTGCCTTTTTGCAGCTATGTGAGGCTGATACCGAACAAATCGAACATGCTTTGCAACAAGCATCGGTCCGCATGATCCAACATGCCATTCTGCTCGCCATCCGTGCGAACAGCGGTCATCCGTCTGAAACGCCTCTCTACTATTATAACTTCGACGCCGAGATTCCGGGCTGGGACCAACCAGGCACTTTTCACTCCGTCGATCTGTGGTTTTTCTTCGAAACACTTGCCAAATGCTGGCGGCCTTTCACAGGCAAGCATTATGATCTGGCTCGCCAGATGTGTAATTACTTATCCAACTTTATTGCTACAGGTGACCCAAACGGTTCGGACTCCACCGGAAAGCTGATGCCTCATTGGACTCCTTGTACTACGGAACAGCCGTATCTAATAGAATTTGGCGATCAGGCTCAATTACAGAAGGCTGAGCCCGGACCGATGCTCGCGTTTTTAATTGAACAATATTTCAAGAAACAGAATGCACCTGTTGTTTAA